One window of the Candidatus Izemoplasmatales bacterium genome contains the following:
- a CDS encoding U32 family peptidase, with translation MRIGELLAPAGSKAAAIAAINAGANAVYLGGKRFGARAFAENFGNDDIGDLIRYAHLRGASVYVTINTLVYDDEFDDLVAYADALVARDVDALIVQDLGVLDVFIHRYPNTPIHASTQMNVHLPEQAKKLADLGVSRIILARETSVDTIRAIRSLTDVELEVFVHGAICVSYSGNCLFSSLVGGRSGNRGECAQLCRLPYTLLKDGTPVSDEAYLMSPKDLMTLERLADLAALGIASYKIEGRMRKPEYVAQTVSSYRHALDTLAGGEPVDFQSEIAKLKRVFNREYTPGYLFNTLPNDINNPYRPNHMGVEVGTVTAFARGKATVRLSDMLEVNDGIRFLGPTDSGNVVSRILAGDKMVTRAFAGETIQLDSAEEIVVGATVMKTLDHALENELAAYADEAFKKVGLDGVVKAFVGSPLTLEVRDVEGRSVVVETPFAIAAAATRPMGRPEIEEQIAKLGNTPFFWRSLSIETDGIGFIPVKALNETRRLAIERLSERRVAPRREPKIVAAERRPAGFEPSPFSIIAKVRTEEQLQAAWAMGVTTIVHEEILSVDPTAYPGVRYIPQRLRIRPAGASFDLTREAYASELSALDNPFVADMFMNVTNRRAVNFLGRHGARAVTLSAEMSQERVKALIDGYIAEYGEKPALEIVAYGFQDLMISKFCPIAKTFKTKAGCTLCERNRYSLRDRMGYEFPLVNDGNCNIRVLNSRSLNLIDFVGFIQSVGIAAARLDFTIEDGDETRGVIAAFQKAFKKQAYVVDRRKSTYGRFVK, from the coding sequence ATGCGAATCGGAGAACTTCTGGCCCCTGCCGGCAGCAAGGCCGCGGCCATCGCCGCGATCAACGCCGGCGCGAACGCGGTCTATCTTGGCGGGAAACGTTTCGGCGCCCGCGCGTTCGCCGAAAACTTCGGAAACGACGACATCGGCGATTTGATCCGCTACGCCCATCTGCGCGGCGCCTCGGTCTACGTGACCATCAATACGCTCGTCTACGACGACGAGTTCGACGACCTGGTCGCCTACGCCGACGCACTTGTCGCGCGTGACGTGGACGCCCTCATCGTCCAGGATCTCGGCGTCCTGGACGTCTTTATCCATCGTTATCCGAACACGCCGATTCACGCCTCGACGCAGATGAACGTGCATCTCCCGGAGCAGGCGAAGAAACTCGCCGATCTCGGCGTGAGCCGGATCATCCTCGCCCGCGAGACATCGGTCGACACGATCCGCGCGATCCGCAGCCTGACGGACGTCGAACTCGAGGTGTTCGTCCACGGCGCGATCTGCGTCTCCTATTCCGGCAACTGTCTCTTCAGCTCGCTCGTCGGCGGCCGCTCCGGCAACCGCGGCGAATGCGCCCAGCTCTGCCGTCTGCCCTACACGCTCCTCAAGGACGGGACGCCCGTCTCCGACGAAGCCTATCTGATGAGCCCCAAGGACCTGATGACGCTCGAGCGGCTCGCAGACCTCGCCGCCCTCGGCATCGCCTCCTACAAGATCGAAGGCCGCATGCGCAAGCCCGAATACGTTGCGCAGACGGTATCGAGCTACCGACACGCGCTCGACACCCTGGCCGGCGGCGAACCCGTCGACTTCCAGTCCGAGATCGCGAAACTGAAGCGCGTCTTCAACCGCGAGTACACGCCCGGGTATCTTTTCAACACGCTTCCGAACGACATCAACAATCCCTATCGCCCGAACCACATGGGCGTCGAGGTCGGCACCGTCACGGCCTTCGCCCGCGGGAAGGCGACGGTCCGGCTTTCCGATATGCTGGAGGTCAACGACGGCATCCGCTTCCTCGGACCGACCGACTCCGGCAACGTCGTTTCGCGCATCCTCGCAGGCGACAAGATGGTCACCCGCGCCTTCGCCGGCGAGACGATCCAGCTTGACAGCGCCGAAGAAATCGTCGTCGGCGCGACGGTGATGAAGACGCTCGACCACGCCCTCGAGAACGAACTCGCGGCGTATGCCGACGAAGCCTTCAAGAAGGTCGGGCTCGACGGTGTCGTGAAGGCGTTCGTCGGATCACCGCTTACGCTTGAGGTTCGCGACGTCGAGGGACGATCCGTCGTCGTCGAGACCCCCTTCGCGATCGCCGCGGCCGCTACGCGTCCGATGGGCAGGCCGGAAATCGAGGAACAGATCGCCAAACTCGGAAACACGCCGTTCTTCTGGCGGTCGCTGTCGATCGAGACCGACGGCATCGGATTCATTCCCGTCAAGGCGCTCAACGAAACCCGACGCCTCGCGATCGAACGGCTGAGCGAACGACGCGTCGCGCCGCGCCGGGAACCGAAGATCGTCGCCGCCGAACGGCGTCCGGCGGGCTTCGAGCCGTCGCCTTTTTCGATCATCGCCAAGGTGAGGACCGAAGAACAGCTGCAGGCCGCATGGGCGATGGGTGTCACCACGATCGTCCACGAGGAGATCCTTTCCGTCGATCCCACTGCCTATCCAGGCGTCCGCTACATCCCCCAGCGCCTTCGCATCCGGCCCGCTGGGGCATCGTTCGATCTTACGCGCGAAGCGTACGCGAGCGAGCTTTCGGCGCTCGACAACCCCTTCGTCGCCGATATGTTCATGAACGTCACGAATCGCCGCGCGGTCAACTTCCTCGGCCGTCACGGCGCCCGAGCGGTGACCCTTTCGGCGGAGATGTCGCAAGAGAGAGTCAAGGCGCTGATCGATGGTTATATCGCCGAATACGGCGAAAAACCGGCGCTCGAAATCGTTGCATACGGATTCCAGGATCTGATGATTTCGAAGTTCTGTCCGATCGCCAAGACATTCAAGACCAAGGCGGGATGCACGCTCTGCGAACGCAACCGGTATTCGCTCAGGGATCGCATGGGGTACGAGTTTCCGCTCGTTAACGACGGCAACTGCAACATCCGCGTGCTCAACTCCCGTTCGCTCAACCTGATCGATTTTGTCGGGTTCATCCAATCCGTCGGCATCGCCGCCGCGCGCCTCGACTTCACGATCGAGGACGGCGACGAGACCAGAGGCGTGATCGCCGCCTTCCAGAAGGCGTTCAAAAAGCAGGCGTACGTCGTCGACCGTCGCAAGTCGACGTACGGACGCTTCGTGAAATGA
- a CDS encoding diguanylate cyclase, with protein sequence MRFDIILIGFTFAIGIISIGIAIAIATNLRRAHGFWQLALMFFLEGVYATAYALELAATTVETKILFNHIQYLAVPILAPFWLLLAMRFAFRDRRPKWWQELIPLIIPTFVTVVVQFTYYTPLDWYYTFAEMMDGTSATLGIDVLILGKGWLYYIQALHNLLVLALVGAMYIRSALKSTGIKRYQSWILSSFGFAASIFISTTLFNDTTFGLDYVLYAISIISFVVLYFMFRFELFILTPSAHQATFEKALDPILVLDEHYDVISWNAAFDDFGKDIVRFGMPLAKSFLPEDIVEAFKGNETVPFEHHGKRYIAETFPLTAKHGQLNGYIIRFNDMTSYLERIEKLDYEASHDALTNIFNRRAFFEAATAHLDDPTHLNGEYAVMMIDIDDFKDVNDTHGHPIGDLVLEELAHIIRTALDENAILARYGGEEFVAFIGDERPEEARAVAERIRVAVEQTCIAIGDLGIHITVSIGVKGGRVGSGTLKEAIKGADEALYISKRSNKNIVTTVL encoded by the coding sequence ATGCGTTTCGACATCATCCTCATCGGCTTCACGTTCGCCATCGGCATCATCTCTATCGGGATCGCCATCGCCATCGCGACCAATCTCCGCCGCGCGCACGGGTTCTGGCAGCTTGCGCTCATGTTCTTCCTCGAGGGGGTCTATGCGACGGCGTATGCGCTCGAACTGGCGGCGACGACGGTCGAGACGAAGATCCTCTTCAACCATATCCAGTATTTGGCCGTACCCATCCTGGCGCCGTTCTGGCTCTTGCTCGCGATGCGCTTCGCTTTTCGCGATCGTCGGCCGAAATGGTGGCAGGAACTGATTCCCCTGATCATCCCGACGTTCGTGACCGTCGTCGTCCAGTTCACCTACTATACCCCGCTCGACTGGTACTACACGTTCGCCGAAATGATGGACGGCACGTCCGCCACGCTGGGAATCGACGTGCTCATCCTCGGCAAGGGCTGGCTCTATTACATCCAGGCGCTCCATAACCTGCTCGTACTCGCGCTTGTCGGCGCGATGTACATCCGCAGCGCCCTCAAATCCACCGGCATCAAGCGGTACCAGTCGTGGATCCTGTCTTCGTTCGGTTTCGCCGCGTCGATCTTCATCTCCACCACCCTCTTCAACGACACGACCTTCGGCCTCGACTATGTCCTCTATGCGATCTCGATCATCAGTTTCGTCGTGCTCTACTTCATGTTCCGGTTCGAGCTGTTCATCCTGACCCCGTCGGCGCACCAGGCGACGTTCGAGAAGGCGCTCGACCCGATCCTCGTCCTCGACGAACACTACGACGTCATCTCCTGGAACGCGGCGTTCGACGATTTCGGAAAGGATATCGTCAGGTTCGGGATGCCGCTCGCCAAGTCGTTTCTGCCGGAAGACATCGTCGAGGCGTTCAAGGGGAACGAAACCGTCCCCTTCGAGCATCACGGCAAGCGGTACATCGCCGAAACCTTCCCGCTCACGGCGAAGCACGGTCAGCTGAACGGATACATCATCCGCTTCAACGACATGACCAGCTATCTCGAGCGTATCGAGAAACTGGATTACGAGGCGTCCCACGACGCACTCACGAACATCTTCAATCGCCGCGCCTTCTTCGAGGCCGCAACGGCGCACCTCGATGATCCGACGCACCTGAACGGCGAGTATGCGGTGATGATGATCGACATCGACGACTTCAAAGATGTCAACGACACCCACGGTCATCCGATCGGCGACCTGGTGCTCGAAGAACTGGCGCACATCATCCGGACGGCGCTTGACGAGAACGCCATCCTCGCGCGTTACGGCGGCGAAGAGTTCGTCGCCTTCATCGGCGACGAGCGGCCGGAAGAAGCCCGCGCCGTCGCCGAACGGATTCGCGTCGCCGTCGAACAGACCTGCATCGCCATCGGCGATCTCGGAATCCACATCACGGTTTCGATCGGCGTCAAGGGCGGACGCGTCGGCAGCGGTACCCTGAAGGAAGCGATCAAGGGCGCCGACGAAGCCCTGTACATCTCGAAACGATCGAACAAGAACATCGTCACCACCGTCCTTTGA
- a CDS encoding GrpB family protein: MKTKDVVVVPYDLAWPAAFDAIREELAMVLEDACLAIEHVGSTAVPGLCAKPIVDIDVVIDTAARFPFVRARLEAAGYRHEGDLGIAGREAFKYDDKPHLMCHHLYVCVSGNAELRRHLAFRDHLRNDSADRDSYGAVKRAAAARHPHDIDAYIAEKGEIIARILAECGNL; this comes from the coding sequence GTGAAGACCAAAGACGTCGTGGTCGTGCCGTACGACCTCGCATGGCCGGCGGCGTTCGACGCCATCCGCGAAGAACTCGCGATGGTGCTCGAGGACGCCTGTCTCGCCATCGAGCACGTCGGTTCGACCGCGGTTCCCGGCCTCTGCGCCAAACCGATCGTCGACATCGACGTCGTGATCGACACGGCAGCACGCTTCCCGTTCGTCCGCGCTCGACTCGAAGCGGCCGGGTATCGTCACGAGGGCGATCTCGGCATCGCCGGTCGGGAAGCCTTCAAGTACGACGACAAGCCGCACCTGATGTGTCACCACCTCTATGTCTGCGTTTCCGGGAACGCGGAATTGCGTCGTCATCTCGCCTTCCGCGATCACCTTCGGAACGATTCCGCCGACCGCGATTCATACGGTGCGGTGAAACGGGCGGCCGCCGCCCGCCATCCGCACGACATCGACGCCTATATCGCCGAAAAGGGCGAAATCATCGCCCGGATTCTCGCCGAATGCGGCAATTTGTAA
- a CDS encoding tetratricopeptide repeat protein — protein sequence MTLYDFSCNYYFKDRFDAIVLIDHYKATKGITQKEINEKADIPKSNFRRAQQKGFSGYEDMLQKMVDFFGIKSPVEPETVVAFDDHFSQFYTCICFSKFDHAIPYYEKLMAIFDQNRASILMIPAYLAQLIYYVSEVNYTNKINHAKIEEAVNVLKDFVDKMSNEHRFLYYEYMTAYAGIKKDPEKVVHYARLTIYMSANYPDFEPTSNYHVSFAYSMVGDYINGLIYANKALPKLEEQLNYNKAIFCRMNIATYYKKLGNVDEALRILKKNLIYLRFNDIQRLNRVTYISYADCMLQNGNHKEALDYYLKIENECTKKPEYESLMATYCMYRLGQFERASKYIDNLLEARRMQVYPDEYLSLVLFFRAFYEHASIEEIDNAYKNAEKYMPDYRFRGYFIQDVAKELHDELITKKATKPVKQVSSEDYLM from the coding sequence ATGACGCTGTACGATTTTTCGTGCAATTACTATTTCAAGGATCGTTTTGATGCGATTGTCTTGATCGATCATTACAAGGCGACCAAGGGCATCACCCAAAAGGAAATCAACGAAAAAGCGGATATTCCAAAATCCAATTTTCGGCGTGCTCAGCAGAAAGGGTTCTCTGGTTACGAGGACATGCTGCAGAAGATGGTGGATTTCTTCGGTATCAAATCGCCGGTGGAACCCGAAACGGTCGTCGCTTTCGACGACCATTTTAGCCAATTCTATACATGCATCTGTTTTTCCAAATTCGACCACGCGATACCGTATTACGAGAAGCTGATGGCGATATTCGATCAGAACCGGGCTTCCATCCTGATGATTCCAGCATATCTAGCCCAACTCATCTATTATGTCAGCGAAGTCAATTATACCAACAAAATCAACCATGCGAAAATCGAGGAGGCCGTCAACGTCCTGAAGGATTTCGTTGACAAGATGTCGAACGAGCACCGCTTCCTCTATTACGAATACATGACCGCGTATGCGGGTATCAAGAAGGATCCCGAGAAAGTCGTCCACTACGCTCGACTGACCATCTACATGAGTGCCAATTATCCCGATTTCGAACCCACATCGAATTATCACGTGTCGTTTGCCTATTCGATGGTCGGAGATTACATCAACGGCCTGATCTATGCGAACAAGGCGTTGCCGAAACTCGAGGAGCAGTTGAATTATAACAAAGCCATCTTCTGCCGCATGAACATCGCCACCTATTATAAGAAGCTTGGAAACGTGGATGAGGCTCTGCGGATTCTTAAGAAGAATCTGATTTACCTGCGCTTCAACGATATCCAGCGCCTGAATCGCGTCACCTACATCAGCTATGCCGACTGCATGCTTCAGAACGGCAACCACAAGGAAGCCCTGGACTACTATCTGAAGATCGAGAACGAGTGCACGAAGAAGCCCGAGTACGAGTCGCTGATGGCGACCTATTGCATGTACCGCCTAGGCCAGTTTGAGCGGGCGTCCAAGTATATTGACAATCTGCTCGAAGCCCGTCGCATGCAGGTTTACCCCGACGAATATCTGTCGCTCGTGCTCTTCTTCCGCGCCTTCTACGAACACGCCTCGATCGAGGAGATCGACAACGCGTACAAGAATGCGGAGAAGTATATGCCCGACTATCGGTTCCGCGGTTATTTCATCCAGGACGTTGCCAAAGAGCTTCATGACGAACTGATCACAAAAAAGGCGACGAAACCGGTAAAACAGGTTTCTTCAGAAGATTACCTCATGTGA
- a CDS encoding TIM-barrel domain-containing protein has protein sequence MNDHPYPMRLDANGVANPGNVVRFKHYRFTLLADRLVRIEFSATNDFVDEPSQSIWHRDAAPVAFEKKMSTVALSIETAALRITVSDGELLIADAMRILVKSTKAVWQFGSDGENLGGTARTLDGVDGKMKLGDGVVGKSGFAVLDDSKSLLLDQYGWPKTRRSNGTDIYFFGYGHDYEAAVQAYVAISGHAPLIPRYILGNWWSKYWAYTDRELLGIVDRFRAEGVPLSICIVDMDWHITAIDGVQDYWGGWTGYTVNRKYFPDFPGFIAELHARGVRTSVNLHPANGVKSYEIQYEAMAARMGIDPATKAVVPFDAASPKAMAAYFEILLHPYEDMGVDFWWVDWQQGSRTRVEGLDPLWMLNHLHHYDSARDPKKRPFTFSRWCGYGAQRYPIGFSGDAIITWDSLRYQPTFTATAANIGFGLWSHDIGGHYGGKEDPELYARWVEFGVFSPIMRMHSTSNRFATREPWRHAPGIRAVVGEFLRLRHRLVPYLYTAARIDSSLGRPMIRPLYYAEPEQEKAYEADGVYSFGSEMVVAPVTEPIDPRTTRASVEFYLPKGVWTHFFTDEIVPGGKSVRIHTALEHQNAFVREGGIVVLAADPMAPAGQNPSAFDVRVYPGADNLFTLYEDDGDSSAYREGDCHETRFALVREGGRTILRIMPDKTERSYIPPRRSYVVSFVNLTGDVAGFDHAREGSRLVVRTGEVSSYQKVEIVVDASVRTAGRAAALSVLDRMLVDVILNPDLKTAVWNAFQEAKSAEMVEKSFKRIPPHIRAMLEDFARLFPFRGEN, from the coding sequence ATGAACGATCACCCGTATCCGATGAGACTCGACGCGAACGGCGTCGCGAATCCGGGCAACGTCGTCCGCTTCAAGCACTATCGATTCACGCTCCTTGCGGACCGGTTGGTCCGCATCGAATTTTCGGCCACCAACGATTTCGTCGATGAGCCGTCGCAGTCGATCTGGCATCGCGACGCGGCACCGGTCGCGTTCGAGAAGAAGATGTCGACGGTCGCGCTGTCGATCGAGACCGCGGCCCTCCGCATCACCGTCTCGGACGGTGAACTTCTCATCGCCGATGCGATGCGCATCCTGGTGAAATCGACCAAGGCGGTCTGGCAGTTCGGATCCGACGGCGAGAACCTCGGAGGAACCGCCCGTACGCTTGACGGCGTCGACGGCAAGATGAAGCTCGGCGACGGCGTCGTCGGCAAGAGCGGCTTTGCCGTCCTCGACGATTCGAAGTCGCTCCTTCTCGACCAGTACGGCTGGCCGAAGACGCGCCGGAGCAACGGAACCGACATCTATTTCTTCGGCTACGGCCACGACTACGAGGCGGCCGTGCAGGCATATGTCGCGATCTCCGGACACGCGCCGCTGATCCCGCGCTACATCCTCGGAAACTGGTGGAGCAAGTACTGGGCGTACACCGATCGGGAACTGCTCGGAATCGTCGACCGGTTCCGGGCCGAAGGCGTCCCGCTTTCCATCTGCATCGTCGACATGGACTGGCACATCACCGCGATCGACGGCGTTCAGGACTATTGGGGCGGCTGGACCGGCTACACCGTGAACAGGAAGTACTTCCCAGACTTTCCGGGGTTCATCGCCGAACTCCATGCCCGCGGCGTGCGCACCTCCGTCAATCTGCATCCCGCCAACGGCGTGAAATCCTACGAGATCCAGTACGAAGCGATGGCCGCGCGCATGGGAATCGATCCGGCGACGAAGGCGGTCGTGCCGTTCGATGCCGCCTCGCCCAAGGCGATGGCCGCCTATTTCGAGATCCTGCTTCATCCATACGAGGACATGGGCGTCGATTTCTGGTGGGTCGACTGGCAACAGGGGTCGCGGACCAGGGTCGAAGGACTCGACCCGCTCTGGATGCTCAACCACCTCCATCACTACGATTCGGCACGCGACCCGAAGAAACGGCCGTTCACCTTTTCACGCTGGTGCGGATACGGGGCGCAGCGCTATCCGATCGGTTTCTCCGGCGATGCCATCATCACGTGGGACAGCCTCAGGTATCAGCCGACCTTTACCGCGACCGCGGCCAATATCGGGTTCGGGTTGTGGAGCCACGACATCGGCGGCCATTACGGCGGGAAGGAAGATCCCGAACTCTACGCTCGCTGGGTCGAGTTCGGCGTCTTTTCGCCGATCATGCGGATGCATTCGACGTCGAATCGCTTCGCCACCCGCGAGCCGTGGCGCCACGCACCGGGAATCCGTGCGGTCGTCGGCGAGTTTTTGCGGCTGCGCCATCGTCTCGTGCCGTATCTCTATACCGCCGCAAGGATCGATTCGTCGCTCGGACGTCCGATGATCCGGCCGCTCTATTACGCGGAACCGGAACAGGAGAAGGCGTACGAGGCGGACGGCGTCTACTCCTTCGGCAGCGAGATGGTCGTCGCGCCGGTCACCGAACCCATCGACCCGCGCACGACGCGCGCGTCCGTCGAGTTCTACCTCCCCAAGGGCGTCTGGACCCATTTCTTCACCGATGAGATCGTCCCCGGCGGAAAGTCCGTGCGGATCCACACGGCGCTGGAACATCAGAACGCCTTCGTCAGGGAAGGCGGGATCGTCGTCCTCGCGGCCGATCCGATGGCGCCCGCCGGTCAAAACCCGTCGGCGTTCGATGTTCGCGTCTATCCCGGCGCCGACAACCTGTTCACGCTCTACGAAGACGACGGCGACTCCTCCGCGTATCGCGAGGGCGATTGTCACGAGACCCGTTTCGCACTCGTCCGCGAAGGCGGGCGCACGATCCTACGGATCATGCCCGACAAGACCGAACGGAGCTACATTCCGCCGCGTCGCAGCTATGTCGTCTCGTTCGTGAACCTGACCGGCGACGTGGCGGGATTCGATCACGCCCGGGAAGGATCCCGTCTGGTCGTCCGCACCGGCGAGGTGTCCTCCTACCAGAAGGTCGAGATCGTCGTCGACGCGTCCGTCCGCACGGCGGGACGCGCAGCGGCGCTTTCCGTCCTCGACCGGATGCTCGTCGACGTCATCCTCAACCCGGATCTGAAGACCGCGGTCTGGAACGCCTTCCAGGAGGCGAAATCGGCGGAAATGGTCGAAAAGTCGTTCAAGCGGATTCCGCCCCACATCAGGGCGATGCTCGAGGACTTCGCCCGGCTCTTCCCGTTTCGCGGGGAAAATTGA
- a CDS encoding heavy-metal-associated domain-containing protein — MKRAIIEGMCCEGCARDVKKVLEGIYGITDVRVFLTDGYATFEGFVSKDVIAASLADEGYRLVSIEKQ; from the coding sequence ATGAAAAGGGCGATCATCGAAGGAATGTGCTGCGAAGGATGCGCACGGGACGTCAAGAAGGTGCTGGAAGGCATCTACGGGATCACCGACGTCCGCGTCTTTCTGACGGACGGCTATGCCACGTTCGAGGGATTCGTCTCGAAGGACGTCATTGCCGCGTCGCTGGCCGACGAGGGCTATCGGCTCGTATCGATCGAGAAGCAATGA
- a CDS encoding PHP domain-containing protein: MRLKTNYHTHTALCGHAAGMTADYVREAIAKGFTELGMSDHGPIPRDFMTTKEYSDNWLQRQMDVHLFEHVYLPDIERARHEYGHLISIRSGLEIEYVPGHDDYYGWLLTKVEYLSLGIHYFPSVGGLFNVYDRMTKERLPEYAALAERAFATGFFTIVTHPDLFLMTYADDDGVLIFDETAERVSRRIVEAAIRHGVKLEINGGGPRRGRHRSQDGMDWLYPRTAFWRIVEEYPEAQVVIGCDTHNPPELYDSVIDETVAFAERFKLNVLPYLDLAAERKRVR, from the coding sequence ATGAGACTGAAAACCAACTACCATACCCATACCGCCCTCTGCGGACACGCCGCGGGAATGACCGCGGATTATGTCCGCGAAGCGATCGCGAAAGGATTCACCGAACTCGGCATGTCCGACCACGGACCGATTCCGCGCGACTTCATGACGACCAAGGAATATTCCGACAACTGGCTCCAGCGACAGATGGATGTCCATCTCTTCGAACATGTCTACCTGCCGGACATCGAACGGGCGAGGCATGAATACGGCCACCTCATCTCGATCCGTTCGGGACTGGAGATCGAGTATGTTCCCGGCCACGACGATTACTATGGGTGGCTGCTCACGAAGGTCGAGTATCTCTCGCTCGGCATCCACTATTTTCCCTCCGTCGGCGGCCTCTTCAACGTCTACGACCGGATGACGAAGGAACGCCTCCCCGAATACGCCGCGCTTGCCGAGCGAGCGTTCGCGACGGGCTTTTTCACGATCGTCACGCATCCCGACCTGTTCCTCATGACCTATGCGGACGACGATGGCGTCCTGATCTTCGACGAGACCGCCGAGCGCGTCTCGCGACGGATCGTCGAAGCGGCCATCCGCCATGGCGTCAAGCTCGAGATCAACGGCGGCGGGCCACGGCGCGGCCGCCATCGGTCGCAGGACGGGATGGACTGGCTCTACCCCCGGACCGCCTTCTGGCGTATCGTCGAAGAGTATCCCGAAGCGCAGGTCGTGATCGGCTGCGATACCCACAATCCGCCCGAACTCTACGATTCCGTGATCGACGAGACGGTCGCCTTCGCGGAGCGTTTCAAACTGAACGTACTGCCGTATCTCGATCTGGCGGCCGAAAGGAAGCGAGTCCGATGA
- a CDS encoding ATP-binding cassette domain-containing protein — translation MLRVSNVELMFGGRKLFSEVNLEFTKGNCYGIIGANGAGKTTFLKILTKEIETTSGEVWLDPDCRMSILAQNQNAFDRYTVLETVLMGHKRLVDVIAEKNALYETAEFTEEIGMRLAHLEAEFAELDGWNAESNAEILLDGLGISAEDYQKPMKSYDAKKKVKVLLAQALFGNPEVLLLDEPTNNLDPLSVRWLENFLMNYENCVLVVSHDRHFLNDVCTRICDVEYGRITLYPGNYDFWYESSQLALRQAKDQNKKMETKIKELEDFIRRFSANKSKAKQATSRKKALDKIVLNDIKPSLRRYPFIEFQPNREVGNEILFVESLTKKGLFENVSFSVRRDDKIAFITADTTVVTALFKILAGEDEDFTGTFKWGITITTAFFPQDNQKYFNKDVNLIDWVRQYTGVEQAETYIRGWLGRMLFGGDESLKSSRVLSGGEKVRMMLIKLMLSGANALVFDDPTNHLDLESITSLNEGMQRYRGVMLFTSHDQELIDTVANRIIAIDGKVTFDKPCNYEDYLDAIEKAA, via the coding sequence ATGCTGAGAGTAAGTAATGTCGAACTGATGTTCGGGGGAAGGAAACTGTTCTCCGAAGTCAATCTGGAATTCACCAAAGGGAACTGCTATGGCATCATCGGCGCGAACGGCGCCGGAAAGACCACGTTCCTGAAGATTTTGACGAAGGAAATCGAGACCACGTCCGGAGAAGTCTGGCTGGATCCCGATTGCCGGATGTCGATCCTGGCGCAGAATCAGAACGCCTTTGACCGGTACACGGTCCTGGAGACCGTTTTGATGGGACACAAGCGTCTGGTCGACGTCATCGCCGAGAAGAACGCGCTGTACGAAACGGCGGAATTCACCGAGGAGATCGGGATGCGCCTCGCTCATCTCGAGGCCGAATTCGCCGAACTCGACGGCTGGAACGCCGAGAGCAATGCCGAAATCCTGCTCGACGGCCTCGGCATTTCGGCCGAAGACTATCAGAAGCCGATGAAATCGTACGATGCCAAGAAGAAGGTCAAGGTCCTTCTCGCGCAGGCGCTGTTCGGAAATCCCGAAGTGCTTCTTCTCGACGAACCGACCAACAATCTCGATCCGCTGTCGGTCCGCTGGCTCGAAAACTTCCTGATGAATTATGAGAATTGCGTCCTCGTCGTAAGCCACGACCGCCATTTCCTGAATGATGTCTGCACAAGGATCTGCGACGTCGAATACGGCAGGATCACCCTCTATCCGGGCAACTATGATTTCTGGTACGAATCCAGCCAGCTCGCGCTCAGGCAAGCCAAGGACCAGAACAAGAAGATGGAGACGAAGATCAAGGAACTGGAGGACTTCATCCGCCGTTTCAGCGCCAACAAGTCCAAGGCGAAGCAGGCGACCTCCCGCAAGAAGGCGCTCGACAAGATCGTCCTGAACGACATCAAGCCATCGCTCCGCAGATATCCGTTCATCGAGTTCCAGCCGAACCGGGAAGTCGGGAACGAGATTCTCTTCGTCGAGAGCCTCACCAAGAAGGGCCTGTTCGAAAATGTGTCCTTCTCGGTCCGCCGCGACGACAAGATCGCCTTCATCACCGCCGACACGACGGTCGTCACGGCACTCTTCAAGATCCTCGCCGGCGAGGACGAGGACTTTACCGGAACGTTCAAGTGGGGCATCACGATCACGACCGCCTTCTTTCCCCAGGACAATCAGAAGTATTTCAACAAGGACGTCAACCTCATCGACTGGGTCCGTCAGTACACGGGCGTCGAGCAGGCGGAGACCTATATCCGCGGCTGGCTCGGACGGATGCTCTTCGGCGGTGACGAAAGCCTCAAGTCGAGCCGGGTGCTGTCGGGCGGCGAGAAGGTCCGGATGATGCTGATCAAGCTGATGCTGTCGGGTGCCAACGCGCTCGTGTTCGATGATCCGACCAACCACCTCGACCTCGAATCGATCACCTCGCTCAACGAAGGCATGCAGCGGTACCGCGGCGTGATGCTGTTCACCAGCCACGACCAGGAGCTGATCGACACCGTCGCCAACCGCATCATCGCGATCGACGGGAAGGTCACCTTCGACAAGCCCTGCAACTACGAAGATTACCTTGATGCCATCGAAAAGGCCGCTTGA